A genomic window from Anopheles ziemanni chromosome X, idAnoZiCoDA_A2_x.2, whole genome shotgun sequence includes:
- the LOC131290986 gene encoding proton-coupled amino acid transporter-like protein CG1139 → MPVAISVEEYHGPLGVYRTQEQRAGNHGGLPMSDLHPKPEEGRYTVHHHHHRERPGHDYAEDVITVQGVQPHHKTSYGETLMHLFKGNIGTGCYAMGDAFKNGGLVMATLLTLLLGFVCVHCQHVLINCANVMAERRRQREAQEQQQQPQQQQVDTPEQPAGGASHHQPPDFADTVGLCFEYGPPSVRRWAPTMRAAVNIFICVTQLGFCCIYFVFISSNFKQIADRHGFVLDVHLHMVLLLVPIVLTSIITKLKFLSYCSLTANVFMTFGIGITFYYALQDLPSPSERNYVGQIDQLPLFFGTAIFAFEGIALVLPLQNEMKNPHDFRKPFGVLNLGSVFIVALFTVFGFIGYLKWGEEVEGSMTLNLPDNEILAESVKAMIATGVLLGYALQFFVAIMIMWPMVQSRFTIARTHPIRSEMAFRVLLVLLTFLIAECVPKLSLFISLIGAFCSSALALMFPPVIELIVAYSPVGQKPSRWLLVKNALILLLAVLGFATGTYESVSKIIAEV, encoded by the exons ATGCCGGTCGCTATTTCAGTGGAGGAGTATCACGGGCCGCTTGGAGTATACCGTACGCAGGAGCAGCGTGCCGGGAACCATGGGGGACTGCCCATGAGTGACCTGCACCCGAAGCCGGAGGAAGGACGGTACACcgtccaccatcatcaccatcgcgAGCGCCCCGGACACGACTATGCAGAGGACGTCATCACCGTGCAGGGTGTTCAACCGCACCACAAGACAAGCTATGGAGAGACGCTGATGCATCTCTTCAAAGGAAACATCGGAACGGGCTGCTACGCGATGGGCGATGCGTTCAAGAACGGTGGTCTGGTGATGGCCACTCTGCTGACCCTACTGCTCGGCTTTGTGTGCGTGCATTGCCAGCATGTGCTGATCAACTGTGCCAACGTGATGGCGGAACGTCGTCGCCAGCGGGAGGCTCaggaacaacaacagcagccgcagcagcagcaggttgaCACTCCGGAGCAACCAGCTGGCGGTGCCTCGCACCATCAGCCTCCCGACTTCGCCGACACCGTCGGTCTCTGCTTCGAGTATGGACCGCCGTCGGTGCGTCGCTGGGCTCCGACGATGCGCGCTGCCGTAAACATCTTCATCTGCGTCACACAGCTCGGCTTCTGCTGCATCTACTTCGTGTTCATCTCGTCGAACTTCAAGCAAATCGCCGACCGGCACGGCTTCGTGCTCGATGTGCACCTGCAtatggtgctgctgctcgtgcCGATCGTGCTCACCTCCATCATCACCAAGCTGAAGTTCCTGTCGTACTGCTCGCTCACCGCCAACGTGTTCATGACGTTCGGCATCGGCATCACGTTCTACTACGCGCTGCAGGACCTGCCGTCGCCGAGCGAGCGCAACTACGTCGGGCAGATCGACCAGCTGCCGCTGTTCTTCGGCACCGCCATCTTTGCGTTCGAGGGCATCGCCCTGGTGCTGCCGCTGCAGAACGAGATGAAGAACCCGCACGACTTCCGCAAGCCGTTCGGTGTGCTGAACCTCGGTAGTGTCTTCATCGTGGCGCTCTTCACCGTGTTCGGCTTCATCGGGTACCTCAAGTGGGGCGAGGAGGTCGAGGGAAGCATGACGCTCAATCTGCCCGACAACGAGAT CTTGGCAGAGAGCGTGAAGGCGATGATCGCGACCGGTGTGCTGCTCGGGTACGCCCTCCAGTTCTTCGTCGCCATCATGATCATGTGGCCGATGGTCCAGAGCCGCTTCACAATCGCCCGCACCCATCCCATCCGCTCCGAAATGGCGTTCCGCGTGCTGCTGGTCCTGCTCACTT TCCTCATCGCCGAGTGCGTGCCGAAGTTGTCGCTGTTCATATCGCTCATCGGCGCGTTCTGCTCGTCGGCCCTGGCGCTCATGTTTCCGCCGGTCATCGAGCTGATCGTGGCCTACTCTCCGGTGGGGCAGAAGCCGAGCCGCTGGCTGCTGGTGAAAAACGCACTGATCTTGCTGCTGGCCGTGCTGGGCTTCGCCACCGGCACCTACGAGAGTGTCTCGAAGATCATCGCCGAAGTCTAA
- the LOC131290988 gene encoding molybdenum cofactor sulfurase codes for MMEFSSEYSTEELLKIEQEFGRLKGKCYLDHAGTALYGESQLRAVQELLARHLFCNPHTSRTMEDMVDLVRYRVLRWFNTRASEYELVFTSGTTGALKLIGESFQFRSPSTPTETAEPGAFVFLRESHTSVLGMREIVQTDRIHPVERTDLLQALQRSGEGPPVPDCQRTRPSLLVFPAQCNFNGTKYPLALCGTVEQSGLDGFDRDRFHVCLDAASYVSTSPLNLTRYKPSFVCVSFYKIFGYPTGLGALLVRKDVEHLLLPGKRYYGGGTVKIAISGPGGFHVKRDTLAERFEDGTLNFLAVCSLLPCMDTLERLIGPSPMDRIQRHTFALARYCHNRLRQLEHTNGTPVVELYHDSAFEDADTQGAIINFNVRNDDGTYVGYAEVACMAANHSIYLRTGCFCNPGACQRHFGLTDTDILRQYQAGHVCGDANDLVDGKPTGSVRVSFGYCTRAADIDQLVAMLAGCYIRRTTKGPLVSRANIAALYKSYDKPRLVQICLYPLKSCGAFRVDRGGDDVSWPLSSTGLRYDREFVVVDDHGTAMTQKKLPGMCRIRPTIDLQLCQLTLEHPDADEKIVIDLRYPNQEQERHDDMAHIQLCQTKVCTDAVSGMDCGDEVAEWISLALGISGLRLLRQSPNEARVQRRTAKELSLNNQAQLLLVNRASVRWLSEKVDDWGGHEQAPPLDALVQRFRGNLIIESTRPLEELDWRRLLIGDCQFTVDGPCTRCQMICIDQETGNRTAEPLRTISREFEGKLRFGIYMSHANLEPGAMLSCGDKITGLIE; via the exons ATGATGGAGTTCAGCAGCGAGTATAGCACGGAGGAGTTGCTAAAAATTGAGCAGGAATTTGGCCGCCTGAAAG GAAAATGTTACCTTGACCATGCTGGCACGGCGTTATACGGTGAATCGCAGCTCCGTGCGGTTCAGGAGCTGCTCGCGAGACACCTGTTCTGCAATCCACACACCAGCCGAACGATGGAGGACATGGTGGACCTGGTACGGTACCGTGTATTGCGATGGTTTAACACCCGCGCTTCCGAATACGAGCTAGTGTTCACATCCGGCACCACCGGTGCGTTGAAGCTCATCGGAGAGTCGTTCCAGTTCCGTTCGCCCTCGACCCCGACCGAAACTGCCGAGCCCGGGGCGTTCGTATTCTTGCGAGAAAGTCATACGTCTGTGCTGGGCATGCGCGAGATCGTACAAACCGATCGAATTCACCCGGTGGAACGGACCGACCTGTTGCAGGCACTCCAACGGTCCGGCGAGGGACCTCCGGTTCCGGACTGCCAACGGACGCGCCCCTCGCTGCTTGTCTTCCCCGCCCAATGCAACTTTAACGGTACCAAGTATCCACTGGCGTTATGCGGAACGGTAGAACAGAGTGGATTGGACGGGTTTGACCGGGACCGGTTTCACGTGTGCCTTGATGCAGCTAGCTACGTTTCGACCAGCCCGCTGAATCTTACGCGCTACAAACCAAGCTTTGTATGTGTATCGTTCTACAAAATATTCGG GTATCCCACTGGCCTCGGAGCACTTCTGGTTCGCAAGGACGTCGAGCACCTGTTGCTGCCGGGAAAACGCTACTACGGCGGAGGTACGGTGAAAATCGCAATAAGCGGTCCGGGCGGGTTCCACGTGAAACGCGATACGCTGGCGGAGCGCTTTGAGGACGGCACGTTAAACTTTTTGGCCGTTTGTTCGCTGCTTCCCTGCATGGATACGCTCGAGCGGCTGATCGGTCCGTCGCCGATGGACCGCATCCAGCGGCACACGTTTGCGCTAGCGCGCTACTGCCACAACCGTCTGCGGCAGCTCGAGCACACCAATGGCACGCCGGTGGTCGAGCTGTACCACGATAGCGCGTTTGAGGACGCAGACACGCAGGGTGCGATTATAAACTTCAACGTACGGAACGACGATGGCACCTACGTCGGTTACGCCGAAGTCGCCTGCATGGCCGCGAACCACAGCATCTACCTGCGGACGGGGTGCTTCTGCAATCCGGGTGCGTGCCAGCGCCACTTCGGGCTAACCGACACCGACATCCTGCGCCAGTACCAAGCGGGACACGTATGCGGCGACGCAAACGATCTCGTCGACGGGAAGCCAACCGGGTCGGTTCGCGTCTCGTTCGGTTACTGCACGCGTGCGGCGGACATCGACCAGCTGGTGGCGATGCTAGCCGGTTGCTACATCCGCCGTACCACCAAGGGCCCACTGGTGTCGCGTGCAAACATCGCTGCGCTGTACAAGAGCTACGACAAGCCCCGGCTGGTGCAGATTTGCCTTTACCCGCTGAAATCGTGCGGTGCATTCCGCGTCGACCGTGGCGGCGACGATGTTAGCTGGCCGCTTTCGAGCACGGGCCTGCGCTACGACCGTGAGTTCGTGGTCGTTGACGACCACGGCACGGCAATGACGCAAAAGAAGCTGCCCGGTATGTGCCGCATTCGACCGACGATTGATCTGCAGCTCTGCCAGCTAACGCTCGAGCATCCCGACGCTGACGAAAAGATCGTTATCGATTTGCGCTACCCAAACCAGGAACAGGAGCGACACGACGACATGGCGCACATTCAGCTATGCCAGACGAAAGTGTGCACGGATGCGGTGAGCGGGATGGACTGCGGTGATGAGGTCGCCGAATGGATTTCCCTTGCGCTCGGCATTTCCGGCCTACGGTTGCTGCGCCAGTCACCGAACGAGGCCCGCGTCCAACGGCGAACGGCGAAGGAGTTGTCGCTCAACAACCAGGCGCAGCTGCTGCTTGTCAATCGCGCTTCCGTCCGCTGGCTCAGCGAGAAGGTGGACGATTGGGGCGGGCACGAGCAAGCCCCACCGCTGGACGCGCTTGTTCAGCGTTTCCGGGGAAATTTGATCATTGAATCCACCCGCCCGCTGGAAGAGCTGGACTGGCGCCGGCTACTGATCGGCGACTGCCAATTTACGGTCGATGGCCCATGCACTCGCTGTCAGATGATCTGCATCGATCAGGAAACCGGCAACCGGACGGCCGAACCGCTGCGCACGATAAGTCGGGAATTTGAAGGGAAGCTGCGCTTCGGTATCTACATGTCGCATGCGAATCTGGAGCCGGGTGCGATGCTCAGCTGCGGAGACAAGATAACGGGTTTAATAGAGTAG
- the LOC131291375 gene encoding small ribosomal subunit protein uS8A, with translation MVRISVLADALKSINNAEKRGKRQVLIRPNSKVIVKFLTVMMKHGYIGEFEIVDDHRSGKVVVNLTGRLNKAGIISPRFDVKLDDIERWTNTLLPSRQFGYVVLTTSGGIMDHEEARRKHLGGKILGYFF, from the exons atgGTCCGTATCAGCGTGCTAGCCGATGCCCTCAAGAGCATCAACAATGCGGAAAAGCGCGGCAAACGACAGGTGCTCATCCGGCCGAACTCGAAGGTCATTGTAAAGTTCCTGACCGTTATGATGAAGCACGGTTACATTGGCGAGTTCGAGATCGTGGACGATCACCGCTCGGGCAAGGTGGTGGTCAACCTGACCGGACGCCTCAACAAGGCCGGCATCATTTCGCCCCGGTTCGACGTTAAGCTGGACGACATCGAACGGTGGACGAATACGCTGCTGCCCTCCCGCCAGTTCGG ATACGTCGTTCTCACAACAAGTGGAGGAATCATGGATCACGAGGAGGCCAGGAGGAAGCATCTCGGTGGCAAGATTCTAGGATACTTCTTCTAA